From the Lactuca sativa cultivar Salinas chromosome 9, Lsat_Salinas_v11, whole genome shotgun sequence genome, the window TgaccaaaaaaaatgaaaaatcatGAGCGAAATCTTCGAGGGTTCAACGACGGAATACCAATACAGATATGGAGATTTGCGACAAAATAGCAACAAAACGTTGTTATCAAATTTTGCCATCAATGTCCTTAATAATTGTATTGAGTACCTGTTGggtgtgtcaaacccaacaaataaaggggtacgatatactccaaaagaatcccactatattgcactaaaaggtagtacaaggcaagcagggtcgatccacagatacatgagataattagtttatacctctttgcacaaggtactATGGTCACTAACagtaaaaggggggggggggtttggagGTGGATTCCCTCCGTGGTTATCTCCCATGGTATGGGTAGTAGTTGATATTTCTGTGGGTGTAGTGTTCGGGATATGATGATTAGGTGAAGAGGGTGGAGTGGTATTTTTGGGTGAGGATGGTTGTGATCAGAGTGAGAGACTTTCTGTTTCTGGTGCAGAGACACTTGAGAGGGGTATGTCCTCCCAAATGTTGATGAACGGGGGAGTAGATGATGAAGAAGTCTCGGAACCTGGTTGTTTCTTACGAAGCTTGGCTTGCTTCCTTAGCTTCTTTGTCGTCTTCTCTATCTCCGAGTCAATTGGCCATAGCATACCTGTACGAAaagatctaggcataaacaattgGTAACACCatatccccggcaacggcgccaatttgttaggtgtgtcaaacccaacaaataaaggggtacgatatactccaaaagaatcccactatattgcactaaaaggtagtacaaggcaagcagggtcgatcaCAGAGACACGAGATAATTAGTCTATACCACTTTGCAtaaggtactatggtcaccaacagtaaaaggggggggggggtgttagaataaaataattaaaacaaacaCTTAAAAACACAAGTAATCAACTAAACGAGTGAATTAGATTCAaattttgtaaggactccaactttATGTATCACAACTTAGCAATGTGACTCAAGGATGACACAATATTCATTctattctatctaagttggtacttgaaagtgctaataaactctaacacttcccattcaccacattaattaaccaaaacaagctctttgattaaccctaacgttattaacctaatctaaacaagctcttagaattagattataagattgcatgaagctttatgtgaatgttcccaacaacacccaatactcctgaTAAGCCTGGaagtgtaaaagtgtatgaataagatttacactaaattcattcaatagatatcaatttaatgcttgttagtTGTTCAATtccacaaaacaattacggattttgtaaaagagataacttgaatgacctaaccctaattcaaatgaccaataagaatcacaattagaatcaaacattcgattgaagcaaaaacaaattaattagataggaattaagaacaaacatcatgttatatgattgaagtcactaccaagaagtcaaaatatgaaattggagaaactagggttctagccacacatggctagaataAGATCACAAGTTTAAAAGATGGAAATGTatgcaattacaacttacaaatactagaaataatgtttccaaatgattgctaatcaaacccttgcaaaaaccttcgaaaTCTCCTCTCAAAATgtgctctgatatgttgtgtgtgtgtaaaaatgGCCCTTAAACCGTAATACGAAAGATAGGAAAAACTTTCAAAAGTTGGTTTCtgggtcgaacacggcccgtgttggacatagagtaaatctaacacggcccgtgttcagcAGGGTCAACAGCTCCTCTTTTTggtcaacacggcccgtgttgatTTTGTAGTGTAAATCCAACACGGCCCGTGTACCCCTCTGACTCcgaatccaaacttgatttttccaacttttttgttcttcgcccgatcatcccgaaatcttcaccaatgcttcctGACACATCCCAAAGTGCGTTCCAacctccggtttacctgaaaaagacataaaagtgtgcaaataaggttgttctagagattaacatgaatatgatgaaatgcaagacaAATGAAGAACAATTATACTAATTGATGTATGAAAGAGGACTAAAAGATGTGCAAAAATTAAGGTGCACAAATTGCACCTAGCAGTGCCCAAGTAGGGATGGAGATTCCGGCGCTATGTTTTTCGCACGAGAAAACTGATTCATCGCTGAAGCCCTCGCTAAGTTATTAGTCATCCTTTAATTAGCTAAGGAGAACATATATATCACTAATCCATTGCAAAGAACATTTAGCAATGGAATAGCTATAGATTCGTCCGTCTCTAAAACTCATGTTTCTAGCTGTGCTGGTCTCCAAACTCAAGTTGTATAACGCTTTACCCACTTGAATTTAAGGGGAGGAGGGGGTGGGTGGAGTGTTTCGCTAATTGGCTATTTTTGGGAGTTAGTTTTGCATAAAATTGTAGTTTTTGTATTTTTCCATTGTTTGGTAGGTTTTATAATTGGATTTTTGAATTGTTTTTGTACGCTTCTTCTTCTAAAATCTCAATTTTGTACGCACAAACGACTTCACGTAACATCGATCATTGTTCACCAACCAATTGAATACGTTAcacttaaaaaatattttttaaacttCCATACTTCCATTACAACAAGCCAACAAATATATCGACAGGACTAAAGATGATATTCAGCAATATTATAGGGAAAATTTTGTAATTACTGTGTAAAAATATCCCGGGAGTAAAACAAAATACACCCCATCTCGTCTCAAACCCTAGAGTCTATATATACATCGCCATTTCCATATCAGTCACACACAACTACAAGCTACGTATGGATGCATTGATCGAACCGTATAGCCCATTTATAGCAGTAGTATCATCGAAAAATGCACTGATCTCAAATTGCACCACCGTCGTGAATACAGCTGTTGAAGCAGAAGTCAAGCTGGCTTCACGAAACCCAAAGAAGAGGGCCGGAAGGAAGAAGTTTAGGGAGACTCGACACCCGGTTTATCGGGGAGTGAGGATGAGGGATAACGATAAGTGGGTTTGTGAGGTGAGATGGCCCAACAAGAAGTTGAGGGTGTGGCTAGGGACGCATCCAACTGCTGAAATGGCAGCCAGGGCACATGACGTCGCAGCTTACGCCTTCCGGGGCCGATCGGCGTGTTTAAATTTTGCTGACTCGGTCTGGCGCCTGCCGATCCCGAAGTCTAACAATTTACAGGATATACAAGAGGCCGCCGCAGAAGCGGCGGAGGCTTTCAGAGAAACGGAGGATGTTGTCGAGATTGTGGAAACGAAGGAGTTGCCGGAAACTAAATTTAAAGTGGATGAAGAAGATGTTATCGAGATGCAGAGATATTATTGCGGCATGGCGGAGGGACTGATGGTAGCGCCTCCTCCGACGGAGGGGTATGGAAGCTATGGGGATAGCGTTGAATTTTGTGCCGACGACTTCTTATGGAGCTTTTAGATTCACTATATGcatataagtaaataaataaataaatcgatTAATGGCTTTAACCTTTTTGTAGACAAGCCATTGAGATAACGTATAGTATGCAACAACCGTGCCTAGTAAATATATAGTATATTATAACTCAACGAAACGAATACGGATAAATCACTTCTTCAATAATTCGTTAGATATATCAGGAAGATAAAGTGTTCTAGGTTTGGTAATAAACTTATAATCGTTTTCTTAAAGAAACATATTCTTACTGGAAAAATGGGAAAAATGGTTGAAGATTTGTCCCGTATTAGAATTTAAActtacataataataataataataataataataataataataatacatgaatAATTTCTATCACAAAGTATATATGTGAAATTAATTAAAGATGAATTGAAGTTCTGAGATATTAAACATGAATATTTTATGAATTAAAAATACATATCCTTAACATACTATATATTTATATGGGTACGGCCTCATTTTTTATAAATCTAGCTAGTTttacattttttatatataataaatcctcaatttgaaaaaacaaacatcaaaatgtagTAAATTTAGAACATTTGCCAGAAAAATAgtctatatgtatatttatatttaaaattatatatttataaagaatAATATCATTTCGTTTGAACAGCATATAGCATAATATCATTTATGAGGATAAATGTAGTAGAAGCAAAATtaataatcttttaccacattaGATTAAATATTTTTCATTTGTTAACTATGAGATTCATACGTTAATATAAAACTTTTTAATAACAAAAAATGATATACTAAACCATCTAATTAGTATATATCATATAATTTTTTCTATAGAATATGATTTAAGATAAATAACTGttttaaaacattaagtttaatttaaaatttaattaccaAATTACTATAATGATATTAAaacaacattatatatatatatatatatatatatatatatatatatatatatatatatatatatatatatatatatatatatatatatatatatatatagggaaaagtgaatatacccttaagggtatataaactTAGTTACCCAAACCcaccataatacgtcgttttgtttgatatattaattataatgttcttaaaatcCAACCTTTAACTtgatttaatttcaaaattttcgaaatttcaaTATTATATATCtttctcttacatcacatctttatGCCGAACACCTACTAGgtcatatatattataattaaaaatgaaaattaagtaagaggaagataaatacaaattttataaaaatcttcGAAATAAAttaagttagaagttgaattcaaaGAACATTGGACGATTACATTGtgcatatatgatacaaaacgacgtaatatggtgagtttgggtacttaagcttatatacccttaagagtatattcacttttcccatatatatatatatatatatatatatatatatatatatatatatatatatatatgatgaatTTTCTAAGTTATAAACAAACATTACATGTGACAGAAAAACACTTAAATttttaagttcacatgcaacctagaaatgatcaatgttttctctattgatagcaactaagtatgaatatcaagaaaccctaagagagaggcTATGAAATCGAAATTCAAAGAAAATTATGGTTACATACCTTTAGTATGTAATTAATCAAAGTAGAATCATTCTTCTAGATCTTGAAAATCTAGCGCCAAAGGAATGGATACCTTTAATGGTTTGTACCCAAAACTCTTGTAGCAAGAAGACTTGAAGATAGAGGAGACTTGAGAAAAATTTTGGCTCCATGAAAGCAAGAAAATATGTACGAAAATAAGCATCCATGGTGTCCTATTTATACTTGCTTAAGGAAACTCTCATGGAAACCAAAGAGTCATTGAATGACtaattctaattaatcctagaattaaatccaaattaattctaattaatcaattaatcatTACTATTTccaattaaaatattaatcatataatatattaataaatcatatacttaatttccaattaatttattattcatataataaactaaGACGATCTGCATCGGTTCTTGCAGATGGCTTTCAACTTGCCACATAGATATATTAATGTTACACGTAAGCTCACTTCTTGCAAACTGTGAAAGGCTTGCAACATGATTTGTGGGACCATCAACCGCTAACTTCATCTTTTTTTGGTATTTAAAAACCAATCAAATATTGTGCCATTACTTTCTCTTTTTTCTAAAACTGATGAATATGCTAAGTGCCCCTCCATTTGTAAGGAGTGCGTTATTGCACCTATGTGGATGCTCTAACAAATCATCCTCTATCTACAACTATCAATCTAATCAATTattagttttgagggcaacccaaaaaggactttgcttctagTTCAAGAATATACAGTTTAGTTATTAGCTTAgacacattaatccaatagtctcccacttggataagtgtgtaactacaattgcaagtatagaCCTTGAAATAAAAAGCAAAGAGTGCCTGCCAAAGCCACTGTCGAATTCTGATTCAAAAAAGCTACTGGCCTTAAAATAAGTGACTAGCTATTTCTTCGTTCTCCAAGACATTATATGCACACAAGATATGGATAAAAACCAGTCTTATAGTCCAAAATTATGTTTCTTAATTTCCTGATTTCTAAAGATTTGATTGgacttcaaattgaacacattaattcgTTCTGGTTGGATCCAACACTATATAGTCAACATCAAATTATCGAAAGGTCCAATGATATCGCTTTTCCTGTTAGGGAAGAAGGAACGAATTACATTGATAATGAAGTCATACAATTTATATATCAAATCACACTCGGAATAACCTTTTATAACACTAAGTTACGAGATTCGTTTGAGTCAACCAATGCATAACTGAGGTGTAACCTATGAAGTACACATCTCTATTTTGAGAATAGTAGATATTattgtcttagaattactcgtgacaagatccatgaagtaatctataAGCATAAGTTTATCCAATATTTAAAATCTCTATTTTCGAAGTGCTCATGAATAATGTAGCAATTCCAAGTGCAATGTCTTAACCTCAATCGTCAATCTACaatccattcatgacagtcttaatttatTACTTACTTCAAAAGGTATGAACGAATGTGGATTTTTGAATAGTATCAAAATTACTCTAGGAAGTAaacacatgcaaagtgaaacaaaataataaattaagtaaCCGTGGTATCATACCACTGATCataaataaatccatattatttaatcacaataaaaattattaaataatccaTTGTAAAATGTGtcaagtaatcaactaaccacttgaaaTAGATAGCATCAATCATGCAATGTCATGAACAGGCATACTATGCCTCTCGATGGTCCTTCCTTTATGAACAGATCGATTGGACATTACTTCCAACGACACTCAATTCACGattccaaattcttatcactATCTAAGATGTAGTGGAATTTCATCTTTACATGAATTGTCTTTCTATGATGTCAAGGTTCTTAAGTCACAAAGACCGAGACTTTCACATTATATAATGGTCCACTGGAACTTGTTACTCAGAACAATTCCATggttatgaagtctcaaattcatgGTACACTCCTTGAACTCTACTTtccattaaagtttccaactcacatATAGATTTTCAAAACAtctccatattcccatatgaccataaattctgaccaagaatcatctcaatccaaaATGTGTcattatggtcctttccaaacAATATCATACTTCAAGCTATTCACAAGAAGCCAATTCTTCGGTAAAACCTTAGAACGTTCTTGACAGTTGTTTGACAACTTCAGTCTCATGCAATTCTAATCCTTTTCACACAATGCTAAAAGCATTTGAAAAAtagaataataaaatattatagcatatgtaatcattcttatatctgaagcatatgggactcgactcattaTTACGAGGGTCCAATATATGTTCAAttccttgctataatatttccatatatagaataccCCATGTCGAAACATTTCAACATGGTATGCCTTTGACTAAGATCTATTAAATTATTCAATATGAACCTTTAGATTCAAAATGAAGTATGAATGCCTTCTCCCTTATGTCCACTATAGCATAACAGCTCCCAACTTTTTCAACTTGCAAATTAGAAGCATCATTCCCTATCGATTGTATTATCAACATGCAATACCagacataacaattatgctcccactagcttcgacaggtactcagaaatcaactagacttctagaaatcatttaCCTTTTGAATTTATGGTGTAATTAAAGATTCCTATTTCTCGATGCTTGATTAAGCCTCTAATTAGTCTTCTTAagcttatgcactttatcttgATAGTGTATGTGTTCAACCTCTTTCAAGACATGATAAGCATATCTCCTGAAAGTCAAAACATTTCATTGTCATTCCTcataattcgaaatatgaagagggatgctgtaatcatactGTAAATTTGAGGGTTAATTAATACACCTAATATCCATATTAATCTTTATCAGACCTTTGAAAATCTACTAGTGAAAATGTTTCCTCAtaacca encodes:
- the LOC111881025 gene encoding dehydration-responsive element-binding protein 1D: MDALIEPYSPFIAVVSSKNALISNCTTVVNTAVEAEVKLASRNPKKRAGRKKFRETRHPVYRGVRMRDNDKWVCEVRWPNKKLRVWLGTHPTAEMAARAHDVAAYAFRGRSACLNFADSVWRLPIPKSNNLQDIQEAAAEAAEAFRETEDVVEIVETKELPETKFKVDEEDVIEMQRYYCGMAEGLMVAPPPTEGYGSYGDSVEFCADDFLWSF